The Hevea brasiliensis isolate MT/VB/25A 57/8 chromosome 1, ASM3005281v1, whole genome shotgun sequence genome has a window encoding:
- the LOC110670900 gene encoding phytochrome-interacting ankyrin-repeat protein 2 gives MPQERFEPVSILLPRNLSKRRSFRSRVDRDDRGWTLLHIGARKGDLKEVKRLLDEGMDVNAPAWGPKSKGVTPLHLAAEGGHLEVMDELLERGADIDARTWGACGWTPLHSAAKERKKEAVKFLIENGAFLPDDINDIRFNPPLHYCPGLEWAYEELKRQQRENLSAGEASYSSEI, from the exons ATGCCCCAGGAGCGTTTCGAACCCGTTTCAATTTTGTTGCCGCGTAATTTGTCTAAAAGACGGAGTTTTAGGTCAAGGGTTGATAGGGATGATCGCGGTTGGACATTGCTTCATATCGGTGCTCGAAAAGGTGATCTCAAAGAG GTGAAACGATTACTAGATGAAGGAATGGATGTTAATGCGCCTGCATGGGGTCCCAAATCAAAAGGGGTGACCCCTCTCCACCTAGCTGCCGAGGGAGGCCACCTTGAGGTTATGGATGAATTGCTTGAGCGTGGTGCTGACATTGATGCTAGAACCTGGGGTGCTTGTGGCT GGACTCCACTTCATAGTGCagcaaaagaaaggaagaaggaagcAGTCAAATTCCTTATTGAGAATGGGGCATTCTTGCCGGATGACATAAATGATATCAGATTTAATCCACCACTCCATTACTGCCCTGGTCTTGAATGGGCGTATGAAGAGCTGAAGCGGCAGCAGAGAGAAAACCTGTCAGCAGGTGAGGCATCCTACAGCTCTGAAATCTAA
- the LOC110670952 gene encoding F-box/kelch-repeat protein SKIP25 translates to MANPIQATTAVTTNTNTVKRRRLTHNHRRQELSDLIPGLPDHIAQLCLSFVQPSLLYSGCSSWRRLIYSPDFPPFLSFYTVLSATHTDHTQYSNSVQFFNFDPISSRWETLPPPPQDPPLRLLLRHPSFISRYLPIQIVSVSGHLILLAATTHNFVPALSRPLIFNPVSRTWAFGPPLSTPRRWCAAGSVNGAIYVASGIGSHFSADVARSVEKWYFLHDKKMAAMSSHYLSTRNKGSSWKWEKVKGLKNVRFSRDAIDAVGWRGKLCMVNAKGDAAKEGSVYDTEKDTWEDMPEGMLAGWKGPVAAMDEKVMYVVDEAKGALKKYEPERDDWEKIMESERLIGAQQIAAGGGRVCVVCGGSNSGGIVVLDVMSLPVRLWVVETPPGFEAVAVHILPRMSRPDLIFPVPP, encoded by the coding sequence ATGGCCAATCCCATCCAGGCTACAACGGCTGTAACCACCAACACAAACACCGTCAAACGCCGAAGATTAACCCACAACCACCGCCGCCAGGAGCTGTCTGATCTGATCCCTGGTCTGCCTGACCACATAGCTCAACTTTGCCTCTCTTTTGTTCAACCTTCTTTGCTTTACTCTGGATGCTCTTCCTGGCGACGACTAATCTATTCCCCTGATTTCCCTCCTTTCCTCTCTTTCTACACAGTTCTATCCGCTACACACACAGATCATACTCAATATTCTAATTCAGTTCAGTTCTTTAACTTTGATCCTATCTCCTCCAGGTGGGAGACTCTTCCTCCGCCACCACAGGACCCTCCTCTCCGTCTCCTTCTCCGCCACCCATCTTTTATTTCCCGCTACCTACCTATTCAAATCGTCTCTGTTTCTGGGCATCTCATCCTCCTTGCTGCCACCACTCACAATTTTGTTCCAGCCCTCTCTCGCCCTCTCATTTTCAATCCGGTCTCTCGCACATGGGCTTTTGGTCCCCCACTCTCCACACCGCGCCGCTGGTGCGCTGCCGGAAGTGTAAATGGTGCTATCTATGTGGCGAGTGGGATCGGGTCTCACTTCTCAGCCGATGTGGCGAGGTCGGTGGAGAAATGGTACTTTTTGCACGACAAAAAAATGGCAGCAATGAGCAGTCATTATTTGAGCACCAGGAACAAGGGTAGCTCTTGGAAATGGGAGAAGGTGAAAGGATTGAAAAATGTAAGATTTAGCAGAGACGCCATTGATGCAGTAGGGTGGAGAGGGAAGCTATGTATGGTGAATGCAAAAGGGGATGCAGCGAAAGAAGGTTCAGTTTATGACACTGAGAAGGACACTTGGGAGGACATGCCAGAGGGAATGCTTGCTGGGTGGAAAGGTCCTGTGGCAGCCATGGATGAGAAGGTGATGTATGTGGTAGATGAAGCCAAGGGTGCGCtaaaaaaatatgaacctgagaGGGATGACTGGGAGAAAATAATGGAGTCTGAGAGGCTTATAGGAGCACAACAGATTGCTGCAGGCGGTGGTAGAGTTTGCGTCGTATGCGGCGGGAGCAACAGTGGTGGGATTGTCGTGCTGGATGTGATGTCATTGCCAGTAAGATTATGGGTAGTGGAGACACCTCCGGGATTTGAAGCTGTGGCGGTCCATATATTGCCTAGGATGAGCCGGCCAGATCTTATATTTCCGGTCCCTCCGTAG